One genomic segment of Amycolatopsis sp. Hca4 includes these proteins:
- a CDS encoding VWA-like domain-containing protein, protein MIVDTSGSVSDAELGAALLEIAAIVRAVGGRRDLVSVLSCDAAAHITHQLCRAERIPLVGGGGTDLRTGFAEALKGNPRPDVFVALTDGQTPWPDERPPGRTIVGLFPRHRPPDENNPGYVPDTPPGWARVVTVG, encoded by the coding sequence GTGATCGTCGACACCTCCGGTTCGGTGAGCGACGCCGAGTTGGGAGCAGCGCTCCTCGAAATCGCCGCGATCGTCCGAGCCGTCGGCGGGCGACGCGATCTCGTCTCGGTGCTGTCGTGCGACGCCGCCGCCCATATCACCCATCAGCTGTGCCGCGCCGAGAGAATCCCTTTGGTGGGAGGTGGCGGGACGGACCTGCGCACCGGCTTCGCCGAGGCGCTGAAAGGCAATCCTCGCCCCGACGTCTTCGTGGCGCTGACCGACGGCCAGACGCCCTGGCCCGACGAGAGACCGCCGGGCCGGACGATCGTGGGCCTGTTCCCCCGGCATCGACCACCGGACGAGAACAACCCCGGCTATGTGCCGGACACACCACCTGGCTGGGCGCGGGTGGTCACCGTGGGCTGA